One window of Deltaproteobacteria bacterium genomic DNA carries:
- a CDS encoding zinc ribbon domain-containing protein — MPIYEYECQQCNQVTEAMQKFSDAPLTKCPRCSGSLRKMISQSSFHLKGSGWYVTDYARKGDSATSGKKDKPAETSPKTPEKSTETSTSSPASGTSETK; from the coding sequence ATGCCGATTTATGAGTATGAATGCCAACAATGTAACCAGGTTACCGAAGCCATGCAGAAGTTCTCGGATGCCCCTTTAACCAAATGCCCCCGATGTTCCGGAAGCTTACGGAAAATGATTTCCCAAAGCAGTTTTCATCTGAAAGGCAGCGGCTGGTATGTAACGGATTACGCCCGCAAGGGGGATTCGGCAACATCAGGGAAAAAAGACAAACCTGCCGAGACCAGCCCCAAGACCCCGGAAAAAAGTACCGAAACCAGTACCAGTTCTCCCGCCAGCGGGACCTCGGAAACAAAATAA